In a genomic window of Canis lupus dingo isolate Sandy chromosome 35, ASM325472v2, whole genome shotgun sequence:
- the LOC125754360 gene encoding late histone H2B.L4-like codes for MARGANEVLKTDSIYVYKVLKQVHPDTGISSKAMGIMNSFVNDIFERIAGEASRLAHYNKRSTITSREIQTAVRLLLPGELAKHAVSEGTKAVTKYTSVKYMFSYVLLYLKALLRATHILQIESFSNRCLQHTLVLCISLVK; via the coding sequence ATGGCAAGAGGCGCAAACGAGGTCTTAAAAACCGATTCCATCTACGTGTACAAGGTGCTGAAGCAGGTGCACCCCGACACGGGCATCTCGTCCAAGGCCATGGGCATCATGAACTCGTTCGTCAACGACATCTTCGAGCGCATCGCGGGCGAGGCGTCGCGCCTGGCGCATTACAACAAGCGCTCGACCATCACGTCCAGGGAGATCCAGACGGCCGTGCGCCTGCTGCTGCCCGGGGAGCTGGCCAAGCACGCCGTGTCCGAGGGCACCAAGGCCGTCACCAAGTACACCAGCGTCAAGTATATGTTTTCCTACGTTTTGCTTTACTTAAAGGCTCTTTTAAGAGCTACTCACATTTTGCAAATTGAGAGTTTTAGTAACAGGTGTTTACAGCACACTTTAGTATTATGCATAAGTTTGGTGAAATGA
- the LOC112674420 gene encoding LOW QUALITY PROTEIN: uncharacterized protein LOC112674420 (The sequence of the model RefSeq protein was modified relative to this genomic sequence to represent the inferred CDS: inserted 1 base in 1 codon), whose protein sequence is MSGRGKGGKGLGKGGAKRHRKVLRDNIQGITKPAIRRLARRGGVKRISGLIYEETRGVLKVFLENVIRDAVTYTEHAKRKTVTAMDVVYALKRQGRTLYGFGGLPGQQQAHGRLDLPGRDGRALVVMRQARRLARDALEDVVDERVHDAHGLGRDARVGVHLLQHLVHVDGIAMARTKQTARKSTGGKAPRKQLATKAARKSAPATGGVKKPHRYRPGTVALREIRRYQKSTELLIRKLPFQRLVREIAQDFKTDLRFQSSAVMALQEACEAYLVGLFEDTNLCAIHAKRVTIMPKDIQXGAPHPRGESLKPNFLIRFQF, encoded by the exons ATGTCTGGCAGAGGCAAGGGCGGGAAGGGGCTGGGCAAGGGCGGCGCCAAGCGCCACCGCAAGGTGCTGCGCGACAACATCCAGGGCATCACCAAGCCCGCCATCCGGCGGCTGGCCCGGCGCGGCGGCGTCAAGCGCATCTCGGGCCTCATCTACGAGGAGACCCGCGGGGTGCTCAAGGTGTTCCTGGAGAACGTGATCCGGGACGCCGTCACCTACACGGAGCACGCCAAGCGCAAGACGGTCACGGCCATGGACGTGGTCTACGCGCTCAAGCGCCAGGGCCGCACCCTCTACGGCTTCGGCGGC CTCCCCGGGCAGCAGCAGGCGCACGGCCGTCTGGATCTCCCTGGACGTGATGGTCGAGCGCTTGTTGTAATGCGCCAGGCGCGACGCCTCGCCCGCGATGCGCTCGAAGATGTCGTTGACGAACGAGTTCATGATGCCCATGGCCTTGGACGAGATGCCCGTGTCGGGGTGCACCTGCTTCAGCACCTTGTACACGTAGATGGAATCG CCATGGCTCGCACGAAGCAGACGGCGCGCAAGTCGACGGGCGGCAAGGCCCCGCGCAAGCAGCTGGCCACCAAGGCGGCCCGCAAGAGCGCGCCGGCCACCGGCGGCGTCAAGAAGCCGCACCGCTACCGGCCCGGCACGGTGGCCCTGCGCGAGATCCGGCGCTACCAGAAGTCCACGGAGCTGCTGATCCGCAAGCTGCCGTTCCAGCGCCTGGTGCGCGAGATCGCGCAGGACTTCAAGACCGACCTGCGCTTCCAGAGCTCGGCCGTCATGGCGCTGCAGGAGGCGTGCGAGGCCTACCTGGTGGGGCTCTTCGAGGACACCAACCTCTGCGCCATCCACGCCAAGCGCGTCACCATCATGCCCAAGGACATCC CTGGCGCGCCGCATCCGCGGGGAGAGAGCTTAAAGCCTAATTTCCTAATTCGATTCCAGTTTTGA
- the LOC118353424 gene encoding histone H2A type 1-H-like, which yields MSGRGKQGGKARAKAKTRSSRAGLQFPVGRVHRLLRKGNYAERVGAGAPVYLAAVLEYLTAEILELAGNAARDNKKTRIIPRHLQLAIRNDEELNKLLGRVTIAQGGVLPNIQAVLLPKKTESPQGQEQV from the coding sequence ATGTCAGGTCGCGGGAAGCAGGGCGGCAAGGCTCGCGCCAAGGCCAAGACGCGCTCGTCGCGCGCCGGGCTCCAGTTCCCGGTGGGCCGCGTCCACCGCCTGCTCCGCAAGGGCAACTACGCGGAGCGGGTCGGGGCGGGCGCGCCGGTGTACCTGGCGGCCGTGCTGGAGTACCTGACGGCCGAGATCCTGGAGCTGGCGGGCAACGCGGCCCGCGACAACAAGAAGACGCGCATCATCCCGCGCCACCTGCAGCTGGCCATCCGCAACGACGAGGAGCTCAACAAGCTGCTGGGCCGCGTGACCATCGCGCAGGGCGGCGTCCTGCCCAACATCCAGGCCGTGCTGCTGCCCAAGAAGACCGAGAGCCCACAAGGCCAAGAGCAAGTTTAG
- the LOC112674422 gene encoding histone H4-like, with product MTHFTVLSLLVGNTTKLMKLGKYWVLSGRGKGGKGLGKGGAKRHRKVLRDNIQGITKPAIRRLARRGGVKRISGLIYEETRGVLQVFLRRRAVFAGRRVLWYLSS from the exons ATGACCCACTTTACTGTTTTATCTCTTTTAGTTGGCAACACAACAAAGCTAATGAAATTAGGTAAATATTGG GTCTTGTCTGGTCGCGGCAAGGGCGGGAAGGGGCTGGGCAAGGGCGGCGCCAAGCGCCACCGCAAGGTGCTGCGCGACAACATCCAGGGCATCACCAAGCCCGCCATCCGGCGGCTGGCCCGGCGCGGCGGCGTCAAGCGCATCTCGGGCCTCATCTACGAGGAGACCCGCGGGGTGCTCCAGGTGTTCCTCAGAAGAAGAGCTGTTTTCGCAGGACGAAG
- the LOC112674455 gene encoding histone H1.3, with protein sequence MSETAPVAPAASAPAEKTPVKKKAKKAGVAAGKRKASGPPVSELITKAVAASKERSGVSLAALKKALAAAGYDVEKNNSRIKLGLKSLVSKGTLVQTKGTGASGSFKLNKKAASGEAKPKAKKAGAAKPKRAAGTAKKPKKAAGTGTPKKSAKKTPKKAKKPAAAAVTKKVAKSPKKAKAAKPKKATKAKAPKPKAAKPKAAKPKATTKVKKAAPKKK encoded by the coding sequence ATGTCGGAGACCGCGCCAGTTGCTCCTGCTGCTTCCGCACCTGCAGAGAAAACACCTGTTAAGAAGAAGGCGAAAAAGGCGGGCGTTGCTGCTGGAAAGCGCAAGGCGTCCGGGCCCCCGGTGTCCGAGCTCATCACCAAGGCCGTGGCCGCGTCCAAGGAGCGCAGCGGCGTGTCCCTGGCCGCGCTCAAGAAGGCGCTGGCGGCCGCCGGCTACGACGTGGAGAAGAACAACAGCCGCATCAAGCTGGGCCTCAAGAGCCTGGTGAGCAAGGGGACCCTGGTGCAGACCAAGGGCACCGGCGCCTCGGGCTCCTTCAAGCTCAACAAGAAGGCGGCCTCCGGGGAGGCCAAGCCCAAGGCCAAGAAGGCGGGCGCGGCCAAGCCCAAGCGGGCGGCGGGGACGGCCAAGAAGCCCAAGAAGGCAGCGGGGACCGGCACCCCCAAGAAGAGCGCCAAGAAGACCCCGAAGAAGGCCAAGAAGCCCGCCGCGGCCGCCGTCACCAAGAAGGTGGCCAAGAGCCCCAAGAAGGCGAAGGCGGCCAAGCCCAAGAAGGCGACCAAAGCCAAAGCCCCGAAGCCCAAGGCGGCCAAGCCCAAAGCGGCCAAACCCAAGGCGACAACAAAGGTAAAGAAAGCTGCGCCTAAGAAGAAGTAA